The uncultured Trichococcus sp. DNA window CCCTACGGTCACCTTGTACTGGGGCTCTAAAGGATGAATCCCTAAGAGTCCCATGCAACTGAGCATCGAAGAGCGCAATTGCTGAGAGACTTCCGAAACAAAAGGAATCAACGTGACCGTACCGGTCAGTTGTATCATGTTTCTAAGCCATCAAAAATGGCAAGAACCATGACAAGTCGAACAGTATGTCTTGGCTCGCAGAGACAAGAGGTTCCTTATTCTTTTTTCCGAAGGGCTAACCCGTGAAGCTGGCCATCAAATTTGATGGCATGAAAAAATCCGTTATGCCGAAACATCGGCATAACGGATTTTTTATTTCAAATGATTATTTTTCGCTGAAACGAACGACGTCGCGAGCGATCATCAACTCTTCATCTGTAGGGATCAACAGTACTTTCACTTTTGAATCTTCAGTTGAAACGATTCGCTCAACACCGCGTACGTTGTTCTTTTCATCGTCGATTTCGCAACCGAACCAAGAAATGCCATCGATGATGATTTTGCGGGTAGGCGCAGCATTTTCACCGACGCCGGCAGTGAAGACGATCGCATCCACACCATTCATGAGCGCAACATACTGTCCGATGTATTTAATGATACGGTTATGGAAGATATCCAATGCGATTTGAGCGTTCTCATTGCCGTTTTCTGCTGCTGTCTCGACATCGCGCATATCGCTTGATACGCCTGAAAGACCCAATAGGCCTGATTTTTTGTTCAGGATATCAACGAATTCGTTGATGTCCGTGATGCCCAGTTTGCCCATCAAGTACGCAATCAAAGATGCATCGATGTCGCCTGAACGAGTCCCCATCGTGATACCTGCCAATGGCGTGAATCCCATGGATGTATCGATTGATTTTCCGCCTTGTACAGCAGTTATGGAACCGCCGTTACCGATATGGCAAGTAACGATCTTCAACTCTTCGATCGGTCTGCCCAACATTTCAGCAGCACGCTCCGCAACGTATTTGTGGCTTGTTCCGTGTGCTCCGTATTTTCTGGCAGCATATTTTTCATAGTACTCCATCGGGATGCTATAAAGATAGTTTACTTTCGGCATTGTTGCATGGAAAGATGTGTCGAACACAGCAACACTTGTGATTTCAGGCAACAATTTTTTGAATGCGCGGATGCCGGTAGCGTTCGCCGGATTATGCAACGGTGCCAATTCGCCCAATTCTTCGATTTGTTCCAAGACAAGATCATCCACAAGCGCGGAATCTTTGAAGATTTCGCCGCCGGCAACAACGCGGTGGCCGACACCCGTGATCTCATCGTAGCTTGAAATGATGTTTAATGCCAATAATTGATCAAGCAATTTCTGTACTGCGATTTCATGGTTCGCAATATCTTCGGTCACCTGGAATTTTTCGCCTTCTCCGTGTTTGATTGTGAAGACGGAATCGTTCAAACCGATTCTTTCGATTATTCCGGTTGCAAGAACTTCCTTGTCAGGCATAGCATATAATGTAAATTTCAAACTTGAGCTACCAGCATTGATAGCGATGATTTTTGACATTTTTTTCTCTCCTTTAAATTGACTGAGTTTTATTATATCTCTGTTAAATATTATATCATCTTTGCGCTCCAATTGTGGAAAATATCCAGGAAAGATTGCATCTTTTGTGCGTTTTTAAGATCTGGAATTTCTCCCAAAAGCACTTGTTCGGCTTGGATCGATTTTTCACCAATTTTTTGAACAATAATGATTGATTTTTTCATTCCATTTTTATGGAACAGATCTGCTGGAAGACTCAAAAAAGCCTGTATATGAACGTTTTCTTTCAACCACCCCATTAGCACAGATGATTTATCTGTTTCAAAAATGTCGGATGGAACGATAAAAATCCCCCAACCGGATTCTTTCAAATAGTTCACATTTTGTTCAAACATTAGGAAATGCGCAAAAGAATTTCCTTCCGCAAAAGCCGTTTTGTAGTTCTTTGCGCGCTCGTTCACTGGATAATATCCGATCGGAAAATCCGATACTACGATATCAGCAGGCGCAATCAACAGTTCCTGCAGGCTGTCTGAATGGGTGTAATGGATTTTTTCCGACAACCCCAGCAAGGATCCGCTGTTGGCCGCGATACTGATCAACAGATCATCGTTGTCAACTGCTTCCGCAGTCACTTCGTTGCCCCTGTCCGCCAAATGCATCAGAACGACGTTGAGAAGATTTCCTGTCCCTGCCGCCAAGTCTGAAACATGCAACTTTTCTGTCTTATCTTTCTTTATTTCTCCGATGAAATAAGCGATCAGATACGCTATCGTGTCCGGTGTCATTTGATGATTCATCTGGAGTTTGTCTTCTTTCGTTGCCTTGATGAAAGTCAATTGGATGCTCTTGCGGATGATTTCCTTATCCAATGCATCCAAATCCATTTTTTTGTAGAGGCTGTTCAAGCGTTCGACCGCCTCGTTTGAAGGCAACCCTTCCACCTGCTGTGCTTTTCCTTCAAAGGAAAGATTTTCCAGCGTCTCGGACAACGCTTCTATATATGAAAGTTCAGCTTCTGTTTGAAGCAATTTGATGGCTTCATCCATTAATCCGAAAAGACTCTCAACATTTGTTGCTTTCAAGTCGTTCACCGTCCCTTACTTTTTGTTGTTCTGTAAAATACAAAAAAACCTGCGAAGGAAGTGACTGATCATTTGCCCCCGCAAGGTTTTTTGTGTGTATGTAATTGGTTGATCGGCAAAAGTACAAGTATTATTTAGCTGTAGGGTATACAGAAACTTGTTTTTTGTCACGGCCTAAACGTTCGAAACGAACGACACCGTCAACTTTTGCAAATAGAGTGTCATCTCCACCGATACCGACGTTAGTACCTGGATGGATTTTTGTTCCGCGTTGACGGTACAAAATTGATCCGCCAGTTACTGTTTGTCCGTCTGCACGTTTAGCGCCTAAACGTTTGGATTGGGATTCACGTCCGTTGGTAGTAGATCCGCCCCCTTTTTTGTGGGCGAACAATTGTAGATTCAATTTCAACATGTGGTTTGCACCTCCTTATTAAGTAGTACAGTTTTTATTGCATTCTTATGGTCACATAATCTGGATATGTCTGAGCGACATCCTCCAGCGAATAGAATAGATGCTTCAGTAAAATCTGCGTAATGTATTGCTGTTCCGCTTCCCTTTCGGAAAGTATTTCCGCATAGAGATACCCGCCTTCTTCATCCGCTTCATCAACAAGCATCTGATAGCCGGCTAAACGTTCAACGCTATTCACAGTTTCGATGGCCAGTACAGAAACAGCGGCACAGATAATATCTTCGCCTTCTACCCCATACCCGGCATGTCCCGTAATCTCGAAAGATAGCAGGTTGCCATGGTCATCTTCTTTAAATTTCACTTCAATCATGGTTATTCACACTCTTATGCGTTGATTGCGTCAATGATTACTTTTGTATAAGGTTGACGATGACCTTGCTTGCGGTGTGTATCTTTTCTTCTCTTGTATTTGAAAGTAGTGACTTTCTTTTCTTTGCCCTGTTTTTCAACAGTGCCTTCTACAGAAGCACCTGTTACGAATGGAGCGCCAATTTTAGTTTCTTCTCCGCCTACAAATACGATTTCATCAAAAGTTACTTTATCACCAGCTTCAGCATCTAATTTTTCAATATAGATCGCTTGACCAACTTCAACTTTCAATTGTTTACCACCAGTTTTGATAATTGCGTACATATTCTCTGCACCTCCTTATTTTACTTAGACTCGCCAAACGGAGTGCCCTTGCAGGTCTCATGACTCCTATCCGTGCGGTTGTAGCTGTGGTGCGCACATTTACAACATTAATAGTCTACCAAAAATAAATACCTGTGTCAATCTGAATAATAAAAAAAACAGGGCGGGCGCCCTGTTTTCCATTTTAAAAACGGATCATATTTTCTGAAGACCGGCCTTTGCATATGTTTCTTTGCGCAGACCATCGATGCTCAACATCACCAAAAAGCTGGCGAGGTAACAAACGGATAAGAAAACCATGACTGTCGTGACATTGGAATAATCCATCAGCAGACCGATAATGAGCGAAGAGAAACCGCCGACTGCGCGTCCGACATTGATGATGAGATTATTCGCCATGGAATGGATATGCCTCGGGTAAAGGCGACTAACAATAGCACCGTACCCAGCGAACATCCCGTTCACAAAGAATCCCACTATCGCACCACCCACCAACATCGCGATACTGCTTTTAGCCATCACGAAAAGGAAAACTGCAGATGCTGAAGCCAGCAAGAAAATACTGTATGCGATCCTCGGACCAACAGCATCCAGAATTCTGCCGAAGAACAACATCCCGATCGACATACCGATGATTGTCGAAATCATCCATAAAGAAGAATTTGAAACCGACAACCCCAAACTTGTCTGCATGATTTGCGGCAACCAGTTCATCAAGCCGAAATAACAACCGATCTGAACCACAGCCATGAACATCAGCGATAACGTTTGCCTTGCTAATTTTGGCGAGTTGAACAACTCTTTGAAGGACGGCTTCGATTCCTGGGTTTCACTGTTTTTTTCCGGTTTGGCATTCTCCGTCTCAACCAAGTCCTTCTCCGAAACGGTCAGATGCACCCACAGCACAATCAAAAGCGGAAGCAAGCCCAAAAGGAATAAGGCGTTCCATCCAAAGCGAGGCAAAATCAGGCTGGCAAGAAAAGCCGCGCTGATGTTCCCTACCATTCCGGCTACTGCATTCAAGGAAGACATCCGGCCCATTTTATGGACTGGCGTGACACGAGCGATCAGACTGATTGCAATGCCATACTCTCCACCTGTTCCGATTCCGGCAATGAAGCGAAGCGCATAGATCGTCGAGAGGTCGTCAGCGAAAAACATTGCTGCCGTCGCAACAGAAAACAACAGCAACGTTATTTTGAACAGTTTTAAACTGCCGTAACGGTCCGCAAAATATCCGAACAACAGTCCCCCTGCAAGCATCCCGATGTTCGTGATCGTTGAAATCAGACCAGCTTGCGCTTTGGAGATAGCCAAATCCGCAATGATCGAGGCCAAAGAAAGGGACAGGAACATGTTCGTCAAATCGTCAGTCCCTGACCCTACTATTGCGGCATTCAGCACGCGTTTTTTACTTTTTTCCATAATGTGTCTCCCCTTAAAAGGAATGCTCTCAGGCATTCATTATTTTTGACCAAAGGTAATTATACAGATACTTGCATAAAAATAGCAAGCTGTTTATACCTGAAAAAGAGCACATTATTTCATTTTATCAACGATTATTGACGAATTCGCTTGAGGATACGATCCGGGTACCGTATTGTTGCCCGAACTCGGTATCATGCGTAACGATCAGGATGCCGGTCCCTCCAGCTGCGATTTCCTGGATCAACTTGCCGATGCTATCGGAAGATTCACGGTCGAGCGCAGATGTCGGTTCATCAAAGCAAAGCACGCGTGGATTCAGCATCATCGCCCGAGCGATCGCGACCCTTTGCTTCTGGCCCCCGGACAAGGTCGACGGCATTGCCTCCAGTTTATCTTCCAATCCCATTTGCTCCAATAATCCGGCCGCTTTCGCCGTTAGCTCTTCGCGGCTGCCCAATTTCTGGGCAAGCGGTGCCTCCAGCAGATTT harbors:
- a CDS encoding acetate kinase; its protein translation is MSKIIAINAGSSSLKFTLYAMPDKEVLATGIIERIGLNDSVFTIKHGEGEKFQVTEDIANHEIAVQKLLDQLLALNIISSYDEITGVGHRVVAGGEIFKDSALVDDLVLEQIEELGELAPLHNPANATGIRAFKKLLPEITSVAVFDTSFHATMPKVNYLYSIPMEYYEKYAARKYGAHGTSHKYVAERAAEMLGRPIEELKIVTCHIGNGGSITAVQGGKSIDTSMGFTPLAGITMGTRSGDIDASLIAYLMGKLGITDINEFVDILNKKSGLLGLSGVSSDMRDVETAAENGNENAQIALDIFHNRIIKYIGQYVALMNGVDAIVFTAGVGENAAPTRKIIIDGISWFGCEIDDEKNNVRGVERIVSTEDSKVKVLLIPTDEELMIARDVVRFSEK
- a CDS encoding class I SAM-dependent methyltransferase → MKATNVESLFGLMDEAIKLLQTEAELSYIEALSETLENLSFEGKAQQVEGLPSNEAVERLNSLYKKMDLDALDKEIIRKSIQLTFIKATKEDKLQMNHQMTPDTIAYLIAYFIGEIKKDKTEKLHVSDLAAGTGNLLNVVLMHLADRGNEVTAEAVDNDDLLISIAANSGSLLGLSEKIHYTHSDSLQELLIAPADIVVSDFPIGYYPVNERAKNYKTAFAEGNSFAHFLMFEQNVNYLKESGWGIFIVPSDIFETDKSSVLMGWLKENVHIQAFLSLPADLFHKNGMKKSIIIVQKIGEKSIQAEQVLLGEIPDLKNAQKMQSFLDIFHNWSAKMI
- the rpmA gene encoding 50S ribosomal protein L27, with protein sequence MLKLNLQLFAHKKGGGSTTNGRESQSKRLGAKRADGQTVTGGSILYRQRGTKIHPGTNVGIGGDDTLFAKVDGVVRFERLGRDKKQVSVYPTAK
- a CDS encoding ribosomal-processing cysteine protease Prp, whose product is MIEVKFKEDDHGNLLSFEITGHAGYGVEGEDIICAAVSVLAIETVNSVERLAGYQMLVDEADEEGGYLYAEILSEREAEQQYITQILLKHLFYSLEDVAQTYPDYVTIRMQ
- the rplU gene encoding 50S ribosomal protein L21, whose product is MYAIIKTGGKQLKVEVGQAIYIEKLDAEAGDKVTFDEIVFVGGEETKIGAPFVTGASVEGTVEKQGKEKKVTTFKYKRRKDTHRKQGHRQPYTKVIIDAINA
- a CDS encoding MFS transporter; this translates as MEKSKKRVLNAAIVGSGTDDLTNMFLSLSLASIIADLAISKAQAGLISTITNIGMLAGGLLFGYFADRYGSLKLFKITLLLFSVATAAMFFADDLSTIYALRFIAGIGTGGEYGIAISLIARVTPVHKMGRMSSLNAVAGMVGNISAAFLASLILPRFGWNALFLLGLLPLLIVLWVHLTVSEKDLVETENAKPEKNSETQESKPSFKELFNSPKLARQTLSLMFMAVVQIGCYFGLMNWLPQIMQTSLGLSVSNSSLWMISTIIGMSIGMLFFGRILDAVGPRIAYSIFLLASASAVFLFVMAKSSIAMLVGGAIVGFFVNGMFAGYGAIVSRLYPRHIHSMANNLIINVGRAVGGFSSLIIGLLMDYSNVTTVMVFLSVCYLASFLVMLSIDGLRKETYAKAGLQKI
- a CDS encoding ATP-binding cassette domain-containing protein; amino-acid sequence: MLLNAMNLTKSYHDITVIDDFSFHIDPNEIVVLVGRSGTGKTTLMRLLNNLEKADQGTISIEDAVLCKQGLKGAEYVDHKKRRLYQNKIGMVFQDYALFPNLSVLENLLEAPLAQKLGSREELTAKAAGLLEQMGLEDKLEAMPSTLSGGQKQRVAIARAMMLNPRVLCFDEPTSALDRESSDSIGKLIQEIAAGGTGILIVTHDTEFGQQYGTRIVSSSEFVNNR